A genome region from Arthrobacter sp. V1I9 includes the following:
- the rph gene encoding ribonuclease PH encodes MTSEATAVPIVRADGRAPDQLRPISITRGWSNQAEGSALIEFGNTRVLCTASLTAGVPRWLKGEGRGWVTAEYAMLPRATNTRSDRESVKGKIGGRTHEISRLIGRSLRSIIDTKALGENTIVLDCDVLQADGGTRTAAITGAYVALADAIRFARDNKLIARNAQPLIDTIAAVSVGIIDGVPMLDLPYVEDVRAETDMNVVVTGSGKFVEVQGTAEGAPFDRAELDQLLDLALLGTTQLAAIQRETLADSL; translated from the coding sequence ATGACTTCTGAAGCAACTGCAGTGCCCATCGTGCGCGCCGACGGCCGCGCCCCGGACCAGCTCCGGCCCATCAGCATCACCCGCGGATGGTCCAACCAGGCCGAAGGCTCGGCCCTGATCGAGTTCGGCAACACCCGGGTCCTGTGCACCGCGTCCCTCACTGCCGGAGTTCCCCGCTGGCTCAAAGGCGAGGGCCGCGGCTGGGTCACGGCCGAGTACGCCATGCTGCCCCGGGCCACGAACACCCGTTCCGACCGTGAATCAGTCAAGGGAAAAATCGGCGGCCGCACCCACGAAATCTCCCGGCTCATCGGCCGCTCCCTGCGCTCCATCATCGACACCAAGGCCCTGGGCGAGAACACCATCGTGCTGGACTGCGATGTCCTGCAGGCGGATGGCGGAACCCGGACCGCAGCCATCACCGGCGCCTACGTCGCGCTCGCGGATGCCATCCGGTTCGCCCGCGACAACAAGCTGATCGCCAGGAACGCCCAGCCCCTCATCGACACCATCGCAGCAGTGTCCGTCGGCATCATCGACGGCGTTCCGATGCTGGACCTGCCCTACGTTGAGGATGTCCGGGCGGAGACCGACATGAACGTGGTGGTGACCGGCTCCGGCAAGTTCGTGGAAGTGCAGGGAACGGCCGAAGGTGCGCCCTTTGACCGGGCCGAACTCGACCAGCTGCTAGATCTGGCCCTGCTGGGCACCACCCAGCTTGCTGCCATCCAGCGCGAAACCCTGGCAGACAGCCTGTGA
- the murI gene encoding glutamate racemase — translation MTTASSMDPHVEAATVSEAGDLPAAAVESRPIGVFDSGVGGLTVARSIIDQLPNESILYVGDTAHGPYGPLPIAEVRANALGVMDELVDSGVKLLTIACNSASAAVLRDARERYTAKYGIPVIEVIQPAVRRAVAATRSGRVGVIGTSATVGSRAYEDTFAAAPDLDITSVACPEFVSYVEAGITTGPALLAVAEEYLAPLKSAGVDTVVLGCTHYPLLTGVISYVMGADVTLVSSAEETAKDVYRALATYNLQRTGDTPPEHHFVATGDAHQFEALARRFLGPEVLSVRHVDHVAAQYPTGSLARITPEMIAAAQNARSRPRISNFVGSSVTGGSGQ, via the coding sequence ATGACAACAGCCTCGAGCATGGACCCGCACGTTGAAGCCGCAACGGTGTCTGAAGCCGGCGACCTCCCGGCCGCAGCCGTGGAATCACGGCCCATCGGTGTCTTCGACTCCGGCGTAGGCGGACTGACGGTGGCGCGCTCCATCATCGACCAGCTCCCCAACGAGTCCATCCTCTACGTGGGGGACACGGCGCACGGACCGTACGGCCCCCTGCCCATCGCGGAAGTCCGGGCCAACGCCCTGGGCGTGATGGACGAACTGGTGGACTCCGGTGTCAAGCTGCTCACCATAGCCTGCAACTCGGCGTCGGCCGCTGTGCTTCGTGATGCACGGGAGCGGTACACGGCCAAGTACGGCATTCCGGTCATCGAGGTCATCCAGCCGGCCGTGCGCCGCGCCGTTGCCGCGACACGGAGCGGCCGGGTAGGCGTGATCGGCACCTCCGCCACGGTGGGTTCCCGCGCCTACGAGGACACCTTCGCCGCCGCCCCGGACCTGGACATCACGTCAGTGGCCTGCCCCGAGTTCGTGAGCTACGTGGAAGCCGGAATCACCACCGGGCCGGCCCTGCTGGCCGTCGCGGAGGAGTACCTGGCCCCGCTCAAGTCCGCCGGCGTGGACACCGTAGTCCTGGGCTGCACCCACTACCCGCTGCTCACCGGCGTGATTTCCTACGTCATGGGAGCGGACGTGACCCTGGTGTCCAGTGCCGAGGAAACCGCCAAGGACGTCTACCGGGCCTTGGCCACCTACAACCTGCAGCGCACCGGGGACACCCCTCCGGAACACCACTTCGTGGCGACCGGCGATGCCCACCAGTTCGAGGCACTCGCCCGCAGGTTCCTTGGACCCGAGGTACTCTCGGTCCGGCACGTGGACCACGTGGCCGCCCAGTACCCCACCGGCAGCCTGGCCCGCATCACCCCCGAAATGATCGCCGCGGCCCAAAACGCCAGGAGCCGCCCGCGGATTTCCAACTTCGTGGGCAGTTCAGTGACCGGGGGTTCCGGCCAGTGA
- a CDS encoding DedA family protein — translation MNDFAVSMLGGAGPVQPQLASFLPDWLNPQVFLADPALAPWVVLLVCGIVFAETGLLVGFFLPGDSMLFTAGLLVATDTIKFNVWLFALLIIVAAIIGNQTGYLIGSKAGPAIFNKPNSRLFKRENVENAHAFFEKHGGKALILARFVPIIRTFVPVIVGVAQMNKKKFFLFNVIGAVLWGGGVTLLGYLLGDRIPWVRDNLDIIFIAIVLVSVLPIGIEVLRGLSAKRQAKAYGTDPVDEFIEEHAPENEHKTPRHIQGTRSE, via the coding sequence ATGAACGACTTCGCTGTGTCCATGCTGGGTGGTGCGGGACCGGTGCAGCCACAGCTGGCATCCTTCCTGCCCGACTGGCTGAACCCCCAGGTCTTCCTGGCCGATCCTGCCCTGGCACCCTGGGTGGTCCTGCTTGTATGCGGCATCGTCTTCGCGGAAACCGGGCTTCTGGTGGGCTTCTTCCTGCCGGGCGACTCCATGCTTTTCACCGCTGGCCTGCTCGTGGCCACTGACACCATCAAGTTCAATGTGTGGCTTTTTGCGCTGCTCATTATTGTCGCGGCCATTATCGGCAACCAGACCGGTTACCTGATTGGTTCAAAGGCCGGCCCGGCCATCTTTAACAAGCCCAATTCCCGCCTCTTCAAGCGCGAAAACGTTGAGAACGCCCACGCCTTCTTCGAAAAGCACGGCGGCAAAGCGCTGATCCTCGCGCGCTTCGTTCCGATCATCAGGACATTCGTTCCCGTCATCGTCGGCGTCGCCCAGATGAACAAAAAGAAGTTCTTCCTCTTCAACGTGATTGGCGCAGTCCTCTGGGGCGGCGGCGTGACGCTCCTGGGTTACCTGCTGGGCGACCGTATCCCCTGGGTCCGCGACAACCTGGACATCATCTTCATCGCCATCGTCCTGGTCTCGGTCCTGCCCATCGGCATCGAGGTCCTCCGCGGCCTGTCCGCAAAGCGCCAGGCGAAGGCCTACGGCACCGACCCGGTGGACGAGTTCATCGAGGAACATGCTCCCGAGAACGAGCACAAGACTCCCCGCCATATCCAGGGCACCCGCTCAGAGTAG
- a CDS encoding MBL fold metallo-hydrolase → MKLTIVGCTGSFPGPGSPASCYLLTANDGERTWKVVMDLGSGALGAIQRYTDLEDIDAIFLTHLHPDHCMDLCGLHVAVRWKPGGWGRGRIPVWGPAATADRMATAYGLELDPGMHEEFDFTNWAEREAVTVGPFTVTPFAVNHPVEEAYALRVEVVEPDKEGNNVSRTLTYSGDTDSCAGLEEAAKDSDLFLCEAAFEEGRDDGIKDVHLTGKRAGEAAAAAGARRLLLTHIPVWTSPTTVMAEARPVFGGDVAVAVAGVHYTI, encoded by the coding sequence GTGAAGCTCACCATCGTAGGCTGCACGGGATCCTTCCCCGGCCCGGGCTCCCCGGCATCGTGCTACCTCCTGACGGCGAACGACGGCGAGCGGACCTGGAAAGTGGTGATGGACCTGGGCAGTGGCGCACTTGGCGCTATCCAGCGGTACACCGACCTCGAGGACATCGACGCGATCTTCCTCACCCACCTGCATCCGGACCACTGCATGGACCTGTGCGGCCTGCACGTGGCTGTCCGGTGGAAGCCGGGCGGCTGGGGCCGCGGCCGGATTCCGGTATGGGGACCGGCCGCCACGGCAGACCGGATGGCCACCGCGTACGGCCTGGAGCTGGACCCGGGGATGCACGAGGAGTTCGACTTCACCAACTGGGCAGAACGCGAAGCCGTGACCGTCGGCCCCTTCACCGTGACACCCTTCGCCGTGAACCACCCCGTGGAGGAGGCGTACGCCCTGCGGGTGGAAGTGGTGGAGCCGGACAAGGAAGGCAACAACGTCTCCCGGACCCTGACCTACTCCGGTGACACAGACTCCTGCGCCGGGCTGGAGGAGGCGGCCAAGGACTCCGACCTGTTCCTTTGCGAGGCGGCCTTCGAGGAAGGCCGCGACGACGGCATCAAGGATGTCCACCTGACCGGCAAACGCGCAGGGGAAGCCGCAGCCGCTGCCGGGGCGCGCCGGCTCCTGCTGACCCACATTCCGGTATGGACCTCGCCGACCACCGTCATGGCGGAAGCCCGTCCGGTCTTCGGCGGCGATGTCGCCGTGGCTGTCGCCGGAGTGCACTACACCATCTGA
- a CDS encoding exonuclease domain-containing protein, producing the protein MGLDFTAIDFETANGFRGSPCAVGLTKVRGGRIVEEASWLMRPPASYDHFDYHNVRIHGITARDVAGMPRFGELFPEIGAFIGDDILAAHNAAFDLGVIRSGLEVSGLAGPGYDYVCTVMLSRRCYSLVSNSLPFAAEEAGVPLVNHHDAAEDARACAGILIDIAGRNGANSIAELYLSLGLVMPRQEAFDPARDGLSKPSLAAISAAAGSGAALVRPFQSGWPEEGANPDPNPDAHPGHPLYGQTVVFTGQLSMGRPEAKVRSAELGARPESRVTGRTTVLVVGDGFVASDLRSGRLTGKARRVLELHERGQAIEVLSEGEFLQMVGSFAAAAVSA; encoded by the coding sequence GTGGGTTTGGACTTTACGGCGATCGACTTCGAGACTGCGAACGGATTCCGGGGCTCGCCCTGTGCCGTAGGACTGACGAAAGTCCGGGGCGGACGGATTGTCGAGGAAGCGTCGTGGCTGATGCGCCCGCCCGCCAGTTACGATCATTTTGATTACCACAACGTCCGCATCCACGGCATCACAGCCCGGGACGTGGCGGGAATGCCGCGCTTTGGGGAGCTCTTCCCCGAGATCGGCGCCTTCATCGGCGATGACATCCTCGCCGCCCACAATGCTGCCTTTGACCTGGGGGTCATCCGGTCCGGCCTTGAGGTCTCCGGCCTCGCGGGCCCGGGCTACGACTACGTCTGCACCGTGATGCTGTCCCGGCGGTGCTACTCCCTGGTGTCCAACTCGCTGCCGTTTGCCGCCGAGGAAGCCGGCGTGCCCCTGGTTAATCACCACGACGCCGCCGAAGATGCGCGGGCCTGCGCCGGCATCCTCATTGATATCGCCGGGCGCAACGGAGCCAACAGCATCGCGGAGCTCTACCTTTCCCTGGGGCTCGTGATGCCGCGCCAGGAGGCCTTCGACCCGGCCCGTGACGGGTTGTCGAAGCCGAGCCTGGCCGCGATCTCCGCTGCAGCCGGCAGCGGAGCGGCGCTCGTCCGGCCGTTCCAGTCGGGCTGGCCTGAGGAGGGGGCGAACCCGGACCCCAACCCCGATGCCCACCCCGGCCATCCGCTTTACGGCCAGACGGTCGTTTTCACCGGACAGCTTTCCATGGGCCGGCCGGAAGCGAAGGTGCGCTCGGCAGAGCTCGGTGCCCGCCCTGAAAGCCGCGTCACCGGGCGCACCACAGTCCTGGTGGTGGGGGACGGCTTTGTGGCTTCGGACCTCCGCTCCGGCAGGCTCACGGGTAAAGCGCGGCGCGTACTGGAGCTCCACGAGCGCGGCCAGGCCATCGAGGTCCTCTCCGAGGGGGAGTTCCTGCAGATGGTGGGCAGCTTCGCCGCTGCAGCCGTCAGCGCCTAA
- a CDS encoding DUF2017 domain-containing protein: MAKAFKYGLKGITGYLEPAERQLLRSLIDDVISMLQPEERQGQDPLAALIGLDMEVAVPTDRAVKRLLPNVMKNDDGASLEFRQLTERSLRETKIGALRAAALDLDKDEIVLTADGARHWSMALNDVRLVLAERLDIQDEEDAEHVHLMQDWSQAEDVESYLALVYNFATWLQESLVQAMLQSLDTGR; encoded by the coding sequence GTGGCTAAGGCGTTCAAGTATGGACTAAAGGGCATCACCGGCTATCTGGAACCGGCCGAACGGCAACTGCTGCGCAGCCTCATCGACGACGTCATCTCCATGCTCCAGCCGGAGGAGCGTCAGGGCCAGGACCCGCTGGCGGCCCTGATCGGCCTCGACATGGAGGTGGCCGTGCCCACGGACCGGGCGGTGAAGCGGCTCCTGCCCAACGTGATGAAGAACGACGACGGCGCTTCCCTCGAGTTCCGCCAACTCACGGAGCGCTCGCTGCGGGAAACAAAGATCGGTGCCCTCCGGGCGGCGGCACTTGACCTGGACAAAGACGAGATCGTGCTGACGGCTGACGGTGCACGGCACTGGTCGATGGCCCTGAACGACGTCCGGCTGGTGCTGGCCGAGCGGCTGGACATCCAGGACGAGGAGGACGCCGAGCACGTCCACCTCATGCAGGACTGGTCCCAGGCCGAGGACGTTGAAAGTTACCTGGCCCTGGTCTACAACTTCGCCACCTGGCTGCAGGAGTCGCTGGTCCAGGCCATGCTGCAGTCGCTGGACACCGGCCGTTGA
- the rdgB gene encoding RdgB/HAM1 family non-canonical purine NTP pyrophosphatase: MSAAPAAPRLVLATHNKGKLRELRELLRGQVPGLDVDTQVVDAAAAGAPDVVETGVTFAENSLLKARAVAEATGLVAIADDSGLAVDVMGGAPGIFSARWAGSHGDDEANLQLLLNQLSDVPDAHRGAAFVCAAALAVPGTDAAPGREVVEYGQLEGVLLREPRGAGGFGYDPVLQPAGENRSCAELSADEKNAISHRGKAFRALLPAVVEALHNR; encoded by the coding sequence GTGAGCGCGGCCCCCGCCGCGCCGCGCCTGGTGCTTGCCACCCATAACAAAGGCAAGCTCCGCGAGCTGCGGGAACTGCTGCGCGGGCAGGTGCCGGGGCTCGACGTCGACACGCAGGTGGTGGACGCGGCGGCGGCAGGTGCCCCCGACGTCGTCGAAACCGGTGTGACGTTCGCCGAGAATTCCCTGCTGAAGGCGCGGGCTGTCGCTGAAGCGACGGGCCTCGTGGCCATTGCCGACGATTCCGGCCTTGCCGTGGACGTGATGGGCGGGGCGCCGGGGATCTTCTCGGCGCGGTGGGCCGGCAGCCACGGCGACGACGAAGCCAACCTGCAGCTGCTGCTCAACCAGCTCTCCGACGTGCCGGACGCCCACCGGGGCGCGGCCTTCGTCTGCGCCGCGGCCCTGGCGGTACCCGGTACGGACGCGGCCCCGGGGCGCGAGGTGGTGGAGTACGGGCAGCTGGAGGGCGTCCTCCTGCGCGAACCCCGCGGCGCCGGCGGTTTCGGCTACGACCCCGTGCTGCAGCCGGCCGGGGAGAACCGCAGCTGCGCGGAGCTGTCCGCCGATGAGAAGAACGCGATCAGCCACCGCGGCAAGGCCTTCCGGGCGCTCCTGCCGGCCGTTGTGGAGGCCCTGCACAACCGCTAG
- a CDS encoding DUF4395 domain-containing protein, which translates to MRSLFAFPNPVNEYAARVTAGLVVLLALGTAAAGSGWGLLAIAVGFWLRLLFGPRISPLALLSVKVITPRLGRVKLVPGPPKRFAQGMGAVVSTAAFLLFAAGAAPAAWTVLGILIAAASLEAFAGFCLGCVIFGFLQRRGLIPEEVCEACNNISLRRL; encoded by the coding sequence ATGCGCTCCCTGTTTGCCTTCCCCAACCCTGTCAACGAGTATGCTGCGCGCGTGACGGCCGGCCTTGTTGTGCTGCTGGCACTGGGGACCGCTGCCGCCGGGTCGGGATGGGGGCTGCTGGCCATCGCCGTCGGGTTCTGGCTGCGGCTGCTGTTCGGCCCCCGGATCTCGCCGCTGGCACTGCTGTCTGTCAAGGTCATCACGCCCCGGCTGGGCCGGGTCAAGCTGGTTCCCGGGCCGCCCAAACGCTTTGCCCAGGGCATGGGAGCTGTGGTTTCCACCGCGGCGTTCCTCCTGTTCGCCGCCGGCGCTGCGCCCGCCGCCTGGACCGTGCTGGGGATCCTGATCGCCGCGGCGTCGCTTGAGGCCTTCGCCGGATTTTGCCTTGGCTGCGTGATCTTCGGGTTCCTGCAGCGGCGCGGCCTGATTCCGGAAGAAGTCTGCGAGGCCTGCAACAACATCAGCCTTCGCCGGTTGTGA